The stretch of DNA CGGGGACGGCTTTTCGGATGATACCCTTTATTACCTAGACTCTTGCCGACACGGATGAAATGTCACATCTTATTATTCCACCTAGTTTCCTTTACTGCTACAGCTCCCAGGCAGGAGCATGTCATTGGCGTAACGATCGTGGGGTTTGTATCATGACTATGTACATGTAGAGCTaaggtatgtatgtacagCCCGACGCCCGGGCGCAAAGACAGAAAAAGTGACGTGGGGggcgtccgcccgcccaaaACTATGTGCGGAGAAGTGAGGAAGCTATGGAAAGTGAGTAGCATATGAACAATATATGTACCTGTTGTGCTCTTCGGTTGTCTCCTGTGGCCCGTTGTCGGCGCCCCTGCCCTACGCAaggtcgcccgccacctcgccgaggaagccgtTGTTGGCCCAGAGCTGCGACATGTCCCACatcatgacgccgccgaagctgctGTACTTTTTGCAATACTGGATCGCagccttgagcttctcgccgTTGGTGTAgcccccgccggcgcccgtgtTGGCGGGGATgccgagcagcgccttgacGTTGGGGTTCTTGCTGCCCTTGGCCCACTTGTCCCAGACGTCAAAGTTGAAGGCGTTTTGAGTCTCGGAGCCCACCTGGAAGTTGGACACGCCGCACCAGTTGTTGTAGAACTGGATCATGATGAAGTCAAAGGCCACGGCGTCCAGCGTcgagccgacggcggcgtccgGGAACACGCActgcggcgcggccgtcagGTAGAACTTCTtgcctcccgcgccgtccaTGAGGCTCCGGAGCTTGGCGCCAAAGGCCGGCAGGTTGTTTGTCGACGACTCAAAGTCGAAATCGAAGCCGTCTACCACGGCGCTGCCAAAGGGGCGGTTGACATTGCTGCCGGACTGGACGGGCCCGAACATGGCCCATAGGCTCTCTGCCGCgctctcggcgtcgcccgtcgagccCCAGCCGCCTTGGCTGTATGTCGCGCCACCGAGAGACAGGACAAGTGTCTTGCCGTACTTGGACTGGCAAGTCTTGATGTCGGCCCTGTGAACAATGTTAGACGGTTTATCTCTTTTTAGAACGCGGCCAGTGACAACGAAAGAGATGGGGGAAACGCACTCAATCTCGGGGCACTTCAAGAGGTTGGGGTTGTCGGGGAACTTGTCGCATTTGTCGCCAGCGCTGGCAAAGTTGGTGATGGGCGGCGTAATGCCGTTCATGAAAGCCAACGGAATGATCTGACAGGTGCCGTCAGCCTGGGCTCGTGGCAGCAGACTACACATTTCCGACTTACATTGACATCCGAGTCTGGGCGGACAGGCCAAGATCGGCCACAAGTTAGCGGCGACAACTTGCTCGCTAGCAGGTGGGCCTGAGACTCACTTTCACAGTAAACGGCAAGGTTCTGCTGGCTGTCCTTCTGGCCGTACGAATTCTGCCCTGAACAATATATATTAGATTTGAGGTGTGAAAAACGACTTGGTTCTACCCACCCCAATAGACCGCAATGTTCTTGGACGACCCGGGGTCGAAGCCAGCCAGGGCCAAGGGCAGGGTAGCGAGCAAGCTCGCGACAGAAGCAAAGGAGCGAAACGGCATGGTAGTGACAGCAGAGCGCAAAGTCTATGTGCTGGTGATGAAAGTGAGTGTTGGTGACTGCGGGTGACCAAAGGGACAGTGACTTTGCACGAGGGCATGCATGTTAATATACAAATTTTAAGCCAACATGCCAAAGCTGTAGGGTTGATCATCTGCCTGGCCAAGTCTCGCCCGAGCTTTGAGGCACTGGggcgccgtccgtccccaTGTTGTATGTCACGTTGGACGCAGCAACATCAGAGTCGCCGTCCAAACTCATACTTACCATCTCGGAGGACTTGGAGCGAGTGAGGTCTACTACATgatccgccgccgatgctACTTTACGTGAGCTGCCCGCGGCGCTACGACCACAACAGATGCCCGAAGACCGGCGCGTGGGATGCCACGGAGGGCGCAGGAAGGGGGTCTCGGGATCGGGGAGTGTTTCCTGGGTGCAGGCTGACGTGGGAGGGGTGTCCTTTGTCACGAGGGGGAGTCGAGGAGCAAGTCTGAAGATTGAGGTGCGTACGACATCCTCGCTACCTACTTGGGTACAGGATGCAAAGAAGGGTTAGATGTCCAGTAGGCGCGTAGCTAGGATGGTGGATGGTAGCGTGGCCGGTGTCTAGCAGAAGTGTGGTGACCGTGCCGAGACAGCAGGGGTTCGCGTTCATCAGGGCAGCATGTCGTTGGGTTGATTCGACGAAGGAAATCCAAgccgctcgctcggctcTAGGGGCTTTCTCAAGCCACCGCGGCGCTACCCTTGTTGCCGCTTGCTGTTTGCAAATGCGGCGATGCTCCGAAGAAGACACCAGCACCTGCAGGGTATACAGGTAGCTCCAGGATGACCTTTCCTGCAGCAGTTTAGCACGTTCGGATCCGGTAAACATTGGTAGGAGCTTAGCTTCGTTTCATTCCTCTGACATGAATGGAATGCGGGGACGCTTCGTTGTGACTGACAGTTGGAGACGGGGAAATTACCATCCCGCCATGCGGGTTTGTTTTCGAAGAAGGAATCGAAGACTCACGACAGCGCGACCGAGGACCGGAAGCTACAGGCTTGTTATTATCGTACGCGGATGTGGGCTCATGAAGGCCTTTCGCTCAGAGGCCAGCGTCGAAGACTGGTATCTGCTTTCCCTCTACCTGTTTGTTCCAGTTCTCTTGCGATGTGCCTTGTACCTCGTAGCACCGCGAAATATCAAGTTCAACCGCCAGCCCAAAGGTGATACGAAAAGTCATGACGCTTCGCACAACCGCTCGTGGCGTTCTCGCTCTCGTGGCGTTCTCGCTCTGGTAGCGACATTGATATGTGCTGTAACGTGGGAAGGGGGGCATCAACTGACCGAAGACGTGAAAGGGCCGCGTCCACAGCTTCTGCTGGTTGGAGGGATGCCGGGTTGTCCAGCTTCGTAGGGAAATCAGCGGTTCAAAGAAGTGTTGGTGTCGATCAGCACAGGCTGTAGGCGTGAGCTGCCTCGTTAGGCGTAGGGCTCCAAGGGATCGAGACGGGGGCGGACCCCCCTGTATCTGCGGAgcggaggacggcgacggcgccgggagAGCAACTGGAGCCGGAGGTTGAGGACGCGAGTCCGAGATGGTGGACGGCAAGGGTCTGGTGGGTGAGGGGACAGACAGTCAGGCTCCATCCACATGTAGTCGATAGCAATTCGCCGTGCACTCAACGGGCGGTTCGGCGTCAGAGGGCGTTGCGCCGTGCGTGGGGTGCaggtgctcggcggcctggcgggTGTCACGTACCCCAAACGCGCCGTCACGGGCGAGACAAGCATTGAGATGGCGCATGTCAAAACGCTCTCCGCCTTGTTGGTGCTGCAGGTGAGATGCTTCCCCTTGTCCACTGCTGTGATTGGGAGACTGACGACACGCCACGGTGTGCATCCGCAGCCTCTTATCGCCTCTCTCTGGCCACTGGACTCGGATCACGGAGAGCTGAGCTTTGTAAGAGATCGGGGCGCACGCAGCGTGACgttggccgtggctggcttGCTCCGATGGCGTTGACTCCTTGCTGATGAGCGTTTACCACGGCCGTCGCTCGCAGTTTGGCTGGGACGACAGAGGGCTTTGGCCTAGAGAACAGACATCAGCCCAGACGAGAGACGTGAGATGGCATCGGACGACGACTGTTGGGCGTTTCGTGTTTGGCCTTGGTGACAGTGATTAAGGAGAGCCTGCGAAGCGTCGTCTGAAGCTGGGCTGCTGTGGCCTGAGGCCGTTGAGAAGATAGGTAAGTTGGGTACCTGCAACAACCAAGGCAGGAGCGACTCCCGCGGCTTGCCTCAACTAGACACTCATTGAACCCAGGCGACGGGCCGATGTTGTCGACACGACACGCCCTCAAGCACATGACTCCTTTCATTGTGCATCGAGGTGTGGTCCGTACCTTGGCTAGCAGGTATTGGTAAGTAGCCAAGGTGCCTACACAACCCAAACTGACTTATCAAGACGCCCGTTAGTGTCGGCAATTCCAGCTCGACGCTTCGTGAgcacctccgccgccaccaccaccaccgccgtggcGAACTCATCTTTAACCCACCGACGTCAGGCGTCACAACCACGACGCAATCAACCCCCCCGGAGCGCCGACGTACGTGACACAACCATATCCGAATGCGATCCTGGCATTCGAGACATGTGTGTGCGGCTCAGTGATGCTCCTCTCTCAAAGTGAGCCCGACAAGGTAACAGTCTCCTCTTCATGCCGTGGGCGGTTCGCATACCTAGCACATTTGACTCTGGTATATCGACACCGTGTGCAGGATCTACCACATGAAAGGTAGCGGCACGCAGTCACGAACACAAAGGCGCAAGCGCATGTGTTGCTGTGCCCCAACATCACCGCGCGCCGCATAAACCAAAGAGTGTCAACGAATCGACTCCTCGCCTGCACGTCATGCGCCCTGCTCACAAtctccctctccgccgaATCTCTGTACAATGCCGGCCCAGGATACCCCACACGGGGTCCGTTCTGCCTGAGACAACCGGCCGCCACTACGTACTTGGTGCTGctctgctggtgctgcgtCGGGGGCGGCTTCACGCTGCTGCAAGCCCTGCCTTGTTCCTGGCAGGCCAGATAGAGGCCCGGTCACCGCTCAACCGTTTTGGGCCACAcggccctcatcgtcgtgaGGGTTCGGACCACACAAGGACGGCGACCGTGCTGATCTGGGAAGCTCGATTTGAGACCCTGGTCACCCCGGCTTACCCCACGAGACCAGACCAGGGTGCCGGGAGTGGGAGCGATAACTAAGttagccccccccctcccccagtTGAGTGATGCCTGCACCAAGGCTTCACACCGGACCTCACTTTTACATAGTCGCAACCCAAGTAACGTTACCCCCCCAACCCTACCAACTGATACTGTAGGCTACTGCTATCTCCTTCATACCATCCTCCTTGCCTGAGCCGCAATCGTCAAGCCGCAGCGGAGAGACTTGGTGCGGCTGATGCAGAGGCTCTCGATGACGTCGGCAATTGCAGCTGCGTACCAAGTTAAGGCTCTTTTCCGATCCTTTAACAAGCGCCCAAAGACTACTTTTTGTCGTTGGCATCACAAGTATTAAAGAGTCTGAGCGATGGCGTTTCGTTCGTTCTGGACACTACCCATTAACTATTTGTTTCTGTAGTACCACACAGCCTCTAGCGGCCGCGTAAAGCTCCGTGGCCTTGCCGCTACGTGCTTCGAAACCGAGCCAAGATCGACCTCTTGGCTTCCGTACGTATCCAGGAACCAACGTTGACATGATCGTTCCATTCGATCTCGCTTGTTCAAAACCCCCACACAGCCCCTGGATAGGATGCCTGTTAATGCTTTTTGTTGGAGATGCTGATCCGGCGTGAGCCTACGCGTTCTGACCCGCTGTATCTGGAACACCTTTCGCGGGGGGAACGCTCGCGTCGGCTAAAACTGGTTGGGTCGCCCATCATTTCTGAGCTGCCTACTAAGTTACGTAGCTTGTTAGAGGCATATTCCCGACTTGTAGGCGCCGCTTAGCGAATGGCCGCGAGACAGCGCTGATCTTCCTTCCGACTCTTCCGTGAGGGAAGGTAGCACGCTCTGGTCCTGGTGTCACCCATATTTCCGTTGTTCCTCTCCATCTAGCTTAGTAGAAGGGGTTCGCCGGTCCGAGTTTCCTCTCCGTGTAAAGGGCTTCACAATTGCGAGCCCACGTGTGCGACTTAGAAGGCTTCTATACTAAGAAGCGgatggcgcggctgctgggctcCAATACTCTGCAAGTGAGGAAATGGTAAATGCCATACCCTCGTCATGGGGGCGACGCAGCCCTTCCAACGGCAAGACTGACAATCTTGAACCCCTGCCGACCTTGTGTGAGCCATTGAACAACCACGCGAACGCTCAGGGGGTGAGAAAACTTACGTCATAGCCGACCTCCAAGGCTGCAATCGGGCCTCCTCCTGTGCCCAAGCGGCCCGTTTGAGGCACGTCAACCCAGCGTCCGACCTGCTGCGACATGCTCCCGTCTTCGAACACACACTGCAGGCCATGTACCCCTCGGTTTCCAATGCTCACCTCGAGGCCAGAGAGTCTTCCTTGCATGTGCACGGTTTGAGTTCTGGTCGATTTGTATCCCAGAGCTATGGTCTCGCTCTGAGGCGCTCGGAACGCCAGTCCAGCTACATAAACTTCCGAGCCGAGGTGCACCAAAAAGACTTCCAAGCTCGTGACATTGTCTGGGATTAAAACTTGCTGCGTGTGGAATAGTCGACATCCTTCAGTAAAGGTTCGGTCTCGCGCGCTGTCGCCCTCGTGTATTTCGGCTGTTGCTCGATCCCACGCGAGCTCATCCGGGATAAGCCACGTCCCGAACTCAACGGGGGACTGGAAACAGCGCAGAGAGACGACCTCCCGCGCGTGTTCAAGTAAACGCCAGATGCGCTCTCTGTTTTGAAGTGAGGCGGGGCCGTTTGAAGAGCTGGTCCGGTAGTACAGCGACCTCCAGTCAAGCGACTGGTTGGTGCTATGCGCACGCTG from Purpureocillium takamizusanense chromosome 6, complete sequence encodes:
- the CHT2_2 gene encoding Chitinase (EggNog:ENOG503NVBP~SECRETED:SignalP(1-21~SECRETED:cutsite=ALA-GF~SECRETED:prob=0.8857)~CAZy:GH18~COG:G) gives rise to the protein MPFRSFASVASLLATLPLALAGFDPGSSKNIAVYWGQNSYGQKDSQQNLAVYCENSDVNIIPLAFMNGITPPITNFASAGDKCDKFPDNPNLLKCPEIEADIKTCQSKYGKTLVLSLGGATYSQGGWGSTGDAESAAESLWAMFGPVQSGSNVNRPFGSAVVDGFDFDFESSTNNLPAFGAKLRSLMDGAGGKKFYLTAAPQCVFPDAAVGSTLDAVAFDFIMIQFYNNWCGVSNFQVGSETQNAFNFDVWDKWAKGSKNPNVKALLGIPANTGAGGGYTNGEKLKAAIQYCKKYSSFGGVMMWDMSQLWANNGFLGEVAGDLA